The following proteins come from a genomic window of Puntigrus tetrazona isolate hp1 chromosome 15, ASM1883169v1, whole genome shotgun sequence:
- the actn4 gene encoding alpha-actinin-4 isoform X2 has translation MVDYHAANNQTQYSTGGQPSYMEQENDWDRDLLLDPAWEKQQRKTFTAWCNSHLRKAGTQIENIEEDFRDGLKLMLLLEVISGERLPKPERGKMRVHKINNVNKALDFIASKGVKLVSIGAEEIVDGNAKMTLGMIWTIILRFAIQDISVEETSAKEGLLLWCQRKTAPYKNVNVQNFHISWKDGLAFNALIHRHRPELIDYDKLRKDDPVTNLNNAFEVAERYLDIPKMLDAEDIVGTLRPDEKAIMTYVSCFYHAFSGAQKAETAANRICKVLAVNQENEHLMEDYEKLASDLLEWIRRTIPWLENRAPEKTMAEMQQKLEDFRDYRRVHKPPKVQEKCQLEINFNTLQTKLRLSNRPAFMPSEGRMVSDINGAWHKLEGAEKGYEEWLLNEIRRLERLDHLAEKFRQKAAIHESWTDGKEAMLTQKDYETASLSEIKALLKKHEAFESDLAAHQDRVEQIAAIAQELNELDYYDSPSVNARCQKICEQWDVLGSLTQSRRESLERTEKQLESIDELYLEYAKRAAPFNNWMEGAMEDLQDMFIVHNIDEIQGLITAHDQFKSTLPEANKEREAIQAIQAEVQKIAQYNGIKLAGNNPYTTITPQSIDKKWEKVQQLVPQRDQALQEELARQQSNDHLRRQFANQANMIGPWIQNKMEEIGRISIEMNGTLEDQLTHLRQYEQSIIEYKPNIDQLEGDHQLIQEALIFDNKYTAYTMEHLRVGWEQLLTTIARTINEIENQILTRDAKGISQEQLHEYRTSFNHFDKDHSGVLQAEEFKACLISLGYDVENDKQGDAEFARIMGIVDPNNSGAVTFQAFIDFMSRETTDTDTADQVIASFKILAGDKNYITAEELRRELPPDQAEYCIARMAPYTGPDAVPGALDYMSFSTALYGESDL, from the exons ACTTTCACGGCCTGGTGCAACTCTCACCTGCGGAAGGCGGGAACGCAGATCGAAAACATCGAGGAGGATTTCAGAGATGGACTCAAACTCATGCTGCTCCTAGAGGTCATCTCAG GGGAGAGGTTACCTAAACCCGAAAGAGGCAAGATGAGAGTTCACAAGATCAACAACGTCAACAAAGCGCTGGACTTCATCGCCAGCAAAGGAGTCAAGCTGGTGTCTATTGGTGCAGAAG AAATCGTGGATGGAAACGCCAAGATGACTCTGGGAATGATTTGGACCATCATCCTTCGCTTCGCCATCCAGGACATCTCAGTGGAGG AAACCTCCGCTAAAGAAGGATTGTTGCTCTGGTGTCAGAGAAAGACGGCTCCTTACAAGAACGTCAACGTTCAGAACTTCCACATCAG CTGGAAGGATGGTCTCGCCTTCAATGCTCTGATCCACAGACACAGGCCAGAGCTCATCGATTATGACAAGCTGAGAAAG GATGACCCAGTGACCAATCTGAACAACGCTTTTGAAGTGGCAGAGCGATACCTCGACATCCCCAAGATGTTGGATGCAGAGG ATATCGTGGGCACTCTGCGGCCGGATGAGAAGGCTATTATGACCTACGTCTCCTGTTTCTATCACGCCTTCTCAGGTGCTCAGAAG GCTGAGACAGCGGCTAATCGTATTTGCAAGGTGTTGGCGGTCAATCAAGAGAATGAGCACCTGATGGAGGACTATGAAAAACTGGCCAGCGAT cttttggaGTGGATTCGTAGGACAATCCCATGGCTGGAAAACCGTGCTCCAGAGAAAACCATGGCAGAAATGCAGCAGAAGTTGGAAGATTTCCGTGATTACCGTCGCGTTCACAAACCACCCAAAGTTCAGGAGAAGTGTCAGTTAGAGATCAACTTCAATACATTGCAGACCAAACTACGACTGAGCAACCGACCAGCCTTTATGCCATCTGAGGGACGCATGGTGTCG GACATTAATGGTGCATGGCATAAACTGGAAGGGGCGGAAAAAGGCTATGAAGAGTGGCTACTGAATGAGATCCGTCGTCTGGAGAGACTTGACCATCTTGCAGAAAAGTTCCGTCAGAAGGCGGCAATCCATGAAAGCTGGACAGATG GTAAAGAGGCTATGCTAACACAGAAGGACTATGAGACCGCATCTCTGTCTGAGATCAAAGCTCTCCTGAAGAAGCATGAGGCATTCGAAAGTGACCTTGCTGCCCACCAGGACAGAGTGGAGCAGATTGCTGCCATTGCACAGGAGCTCAA TGAGTTGGACTACTACGATTCCCCAAGCGTTAATGCACGCTGTCAGAAGATCTGTGAGCAATGGGATGTTCTGGGTTCCCTCACACAGAGTCGCAGAGAATCTCTGGAG AGAACCGAGAAACAGCTGGAGTCTATTGATGAGCTGTACCTGGAGTATGCCAAGAGAGCAGCACCATTCAACAACTGGATGGAGGGAGCCATGGAGGACCTTCAGGACATGTTCATTGTACACAACATTGATGAGATACAG GGACTGATAACGGCTCATGACCAGTTCAAATCAACTCTTCCAGAGGCAAATAAAGAGCGGGAAGCTATCCAGGCCATCCAGGCTGAAGTTCAGAAAATCGCACAGTACAATGGGATCAAACTGGCTGGAAACAATCCTTACACCACCATCACCCCTCAGAGCATTGACAAGAAGTGGGAGAAA GTGCAACAACTGGTTCCACAGCGTGATCAGGCTCTTCAGGAAGAACTCGCACGTCAGCAGTCTAATGACCATCTCAGACGCCAGTTTGCCAACCAGGCCAACATGATTGGACCATGGATCCAAAATAAGATGGAG GAGATTGGGCGGATATCAATTGAGATGAATGGAACGCTGGAAGATCAGCTGACCCACCTCCGTCAGTATGAGCAGAGCATCATTGAATACAAGCCCAACATTGACCAACTGGAGGGAGACCATCAGCTCATTCAGGAAGCACTTATATTTGACAACAAATACACTGCTTACACTATGGAG CACCTTCGGGTTGGTTGGGAGCAACTCCTTACTACAATTGCTCGCACCATTAATGAGATCGAGAACCAGATTCTGACTCGTGATGCTAAAGGCATCAGCCAAGAGCAGCTTCACGAGTACCGCACGTCCTTCAATCACTTCGACAAG GACCACAGTGGTGTCTTACAAGCTGAGGAGTTCAAGGCTTGTTTGATCAGTCTGGGTTACGACGTAGAAAACGACAAGCAG GGTGATGCTGAATTTGCTCGCATCATGGGTATCGTTGACCCCAACAACAGTGGAGCAGTGACCTTCCAGGCTTTCATCGACTTCATGTCAAGAGAAACAACCGACACAGACACCGCAGACCAGGTCATCGCCTCATTTAAGATCCTAGCCGGTGACAAG AACTACATCACAGCCGAGGAGTTGAGGCGTGAGCTTCCTCCTGACCAGGCAGAGTACTGCATTGCCCGAATGGCACCATACACGGGCCCCGACGCGGTGCCAGGCGCCCTTGACTACATGTCCTTCTCCACCGCCCTGTATGGGGAGAGCGACCTCTAA